The Bradyrhizobium sp. WSM471 genome includes the window CGCCGACCAGCGCGTGAAGTCCTTCGATCGGATCGCCGGATCCTTGCGCGACCGAGTTGAGCACGGCCTCGCGCCGGTGCCGGTCGTCGGCGAGTGCCTCGATCAGATCGTCCTTGCTCTGGAAGTAGAGATAGACCGCACCGTGGCTCAGCCCCGACCGTTTGACGATGTCGGCCATCCCGGTCTGGTGAAAACCGTCCTCGGCGAAGCAGGCGAGGGCGGCTTCGAGAATCTGCTGCCGCCGGCTTTCACGTTGCTTGTCGCTGATCTTTGGCATCCGGCCGTCCATAAATAACTGACAGATCGATCGTTTACTTGTTCTGTAGGAGACATGGCAGTATAGCACTGAACAAGATAAAAAGCGATCAGTCAGTCATTTTTATTATCAAAGAGTAACCCGGTCAAGCCCGACGACCCGGGGCCGGGAAACAGCAGGTTCTTTAAAGGGGGGCCGCCGGCGGCCACGGACCGCCCCTCGATCGCGCGGTGCTAGAACAGCCGTCCGCCGTTCGGCACGGGCTTGCTCGGCTGCACCAGGACGACCTTGCCGTCGACATCGGGGAAACCGAGGGTCAGCACCTCCGAGACAACAGGGCCGATCTGGCGCGGCGGGAAATTCACGACCGCAGCAACCTGTCGGCCCACCAGCGTTTCAAGCGGATGATTTTCGGTGATCTGCGCCGAGCTCGTGCGCACGCCGATCGCGGGACCGAAGTCGATCCACAGCCGGTAGGCCGGCTTGCGCGCCTGCGGGAACGGCTTTGCATCGACGATGGTGCCGACGCGGATATCGACCGCGAGAAAAGTGTCGAAGTCGATGGTCGGCGACGCAGTCGCGCCTGGATCATGAGTGACGTGCATGGAGTGTCCGTTCGAAGAGATGGCGTCGTTCGCAATATTGTCGCGCGAACCGGAGTTGCGTACAACGCTTTGGGATCACGATACGACGCATGCGCGAGGAACGTTTTGCCCAACATCATCTACGGCATCAAGAACTGCGACACCATGAAGAAGGCGCGCGCCTGGCTCGACAGCCATGGCGTCGCCTACGCGTTTCACGACTACAAGACAGCGGGCGTGGAGAAGGACAAGCTCAAGCAGTGGAGCGACAAGGTCGGTTGGGAGACGCTGCTCAACCGCGCCGGGACGACTTTCAAGAAGCTGCCCGATGCCGACAAGGAAGGCCTCTCCGAGAAAAAGGTGCTGGCATTGATGCTAGCGCAACCATCGATGATCAAGCGGCCGGTGCTTGAAGTCGGCGGCAAGCTGCTGGTCGGTTTCAAGCCGGATATCTATGCCAAGGAAGTCACGACCAAGGACGCCGGCGCCAAATCGCGCTGAGCGCTAGTTCAGCTCGATGATCTCGGTGGGAACACCGGACCCCTGCTGGTCCACGAATTCGACCAACTCGGCCGGCGCGATGCGGCCGGGGGTGCGATGGAACAGGTCGCGGTCGATCACCTTGCGCAATCTCGGGCGCGGCAGCGCGTCATTTCCGCGCATCAGATTCTTGATCTCGAAGCCGCCGTCCTCGCAGAAGGTCTTGAGCGATGCGATGATGTGACAGACCTTGCCGTCGGTCTGGAAGGGCAGCAGCAGGCGCTCATAGGCGACGACACGGCCGTAGATGTCGTCGACGTCGGCAATGCTGTAGACCGGCAGCCCGCGCGCCACGCATTCATGATAGACCGGCATCACCAGGGGCACGAGACGCGGCCCGATATAGTCGTCGAGCAGAACGCCCTTGCCGGTGTGTCCATAGGCGCGCGAGATGCGCGTACCTTCGCTCTGGATGGTCAGACGCGGTGTCGGCGTTGACATGTCCACCGTATAATAGATCAGATCGGAGAGCTCTTCCTCGAGCCGCGCAGGCTGGTACTCCCAGATCGCCGGGGCCGTCTGCTCGCGCGCATAGAGCCGCAGCCACGTGTTCAGGAGATCACGCTGCCTGATCGACTTGACCACGGAAGGAGCGGCGCTTGCAAAATCCAAGACAATATTCCCGGCGAATAGAAATTCCGGACGCATGAAACCCGCGCATGATCCTCGCCGCGGGAAAATTTTCTATGAAGGCTGGCGCATGGAACGAAAGACCGTTAACGACGGCTTGATGACCGGCGCTTTGCGAACCGGGAAGCCGGGCAGGCGCGACATCAAAACACGTCCGACTAAGGGAGCATAAGTCTCCCGGCCGGAGGCCTGACCTGCTCAGCTTTCCGCCTTGCCTAACCCCCGTCACCTCCGGCATATTCCGCGCCCGGAGGCGGCGTTCCGGATAGGCTCCAGGGAGTGGCTCCAAGGCCTCCGGAAAGCCGAAGCAACAAGGATAGCCACGCGCGTTGTGCGGGCAGGGGGAAAACTGTTTGGCCGATGAGTTCATTCTCGAAACGGAAGGCTTGACCAAGGAGTTCGCGGGCTTCTTCGCCGTCCGCGACGTTGCGCTCAAGGTTCGCCGTGGGAGCATTCACGCGTTGATCGGCCCGAACGGCGCCGGCAAGACGACGTGCTTCAATCTTTTGACCAAGTTCCTCAAACCGTCTGCCGGAAAAATCCTGTACAAGGGGCAGGACATCACCGCGATGGCGCCCGCCGACGTGGCCCGCCTGGGACTGGTTCGCTCGTTCCAGATCTCGGCGGTATTCCCCCATCTCACAGCGCTGGAAAACGTCCGCGTCGCGCTTCAGCGCCAGCACGGCAGCTCCTTCGATTTCTGGCGCTCCAAATCCGTGCTCAACCAGTTCAACGATCGCGCGCGCGAGCTGTTGAACGATGTCGGCCTCAGCGAGTTTTCCAATACGCCTGCGGTCGAGATGCCCTACGGGCGCAAGCGCGCACTGGAGATCGCAACCACGCTCGCGCTCGACCCCGAGATGATGCTGCTGGACGAGCCGATGGCCGGCATGGGCCACGAGGACATCGACAAGATCGCGGCGCTGATCAAGCGCATCTCCGCGAAATACACCATCCTGATGGTCGAGCATAATCTGAGCGTCGTGGCCAATCTCTCCGACATCATCACCGTGTTGACGCGCGGGCAGGTGCTGGCGCAAGGCCATTACAGCGAGCTCACCAAGGACGAACGCGTCAAGGAAGCCTATCTGGGAGCCGGTCATGGCTGAGACTGCAACGGCGGAAGCTCCCGCAAAGGCCGCGAGCGGCGGCAACCTCCTCCAGGTCCGCAACCTGGAAGCATGGTACGGCGAGTCCCACATCCTGCACGGGATCAACTTCGACGTGAACGCGGGCGAGGTCGTCACCCTGCTCGGGCGCAACGGGGCCGGCAAGACCACCACGCTGAAGTCGATCATGGGCATCATCGGCAAGCGCACCGGCTCGGTGAAGTTCAACAACCAGGACATCATCCGTACGACCTCGGACAAGATCGCGCGGATGGGAATCGCGTTCTGCCCGGAAGAACGGGGAATTTTCGCCAGCCTCGATGTCCGGGAGAACCTGCTGCTGCCGCCGGTGGTGCGTCCGGGCGGATTGCCGCTCGAGCAGATCTTCGATCTGTTTCCGAACCTGAAGGAACGGCTCAACAGCCAGGGAACCAAGCTCTCCGGTGGCGAGCAGCAGATGCTCGCGATCGCGCGCATCCTGCGCACCGGCGCGAACTTCCTGATGCTGGACGAGCCGACCGAGGGTCTCGCGCCCGTCATCATCCAGCAGATCGGCCACACCATTGCGCGGCTCAAGAAGGAGGGTTTTACGATTCTCCTGGTCGAGCAGAACTTCCGGTTCGCATCCACCGTCGCCGACCGCTATTACGTGGTCGAGCACGGCAAGATCATTGACGGATTTTCCAATGCGGAGCTTGCCGCCAATATGGACAAGCTCCACACGTATCTCGGCGTCTAGAACGGCCAATAAAAAGATTCATAAGGAAGTAGCATGATGACCAAGTCGATTGCGTCGTTTCTGCTCGGCACGGCGCTGGCCGTGACCGCCACCGGTGCAGCTTTCGCGCAGGACAAGACCGTCAAGATCGGCGCGCTGTCCGATCAGTCCGGGCTCTATGCCGACCTCGGTGGACCGGGCTCGACGCTCGCCGCGCAGATGGCCATTGAAGATTCCGGCCTGGCCGCGAAGGGCTGGAAGATCGACATCATCTCGGGTGATCACCAGAACAAGCCCGACATCGGCACCGCGATCGCGCGGCAATGGTTCGACGTCGACAAGGTTGACATCATCGTCGACGTACCGAATTCCGGCGTGGCGCTCGCGGTCAACAACGTCGTCAAGGAAAAGAACGGCGTCTATATCAACTCGGGTGCTGCGACTTCGGACCTCACCAACGCGCAGTGCTCGCCCAACACGGTGCACTGGACCTACGACACCTACATGCTGGCCCACACCACCGGCCAGGCTCTGGTGAAGGCCGGTGGCGACACCTGGTTCTTCCTGACCGCCGACTACGCCTTCGGCGCGGCGCTGGAGCGCGACACCACCGCGGTCATCACCGCCAACGGCGGCAAGGTGGTCGGCGGCGTCAAGCACCCGCTGAACACGCCGGATTTCTCGTCCTTCCTGCTGCAGGCGCAGGCTTCCAAGGCCAAGATC containing:
- a CDS encoding ABC transporter ATP-binding protein; its protein translation is MADEFILETEGLTKEFAGFFAVRDVALKVRRGSIHALIGPNGAGKTTCFNLLTKFLKPSAGKILYKGQDITAMAPADVARLGLVRSFQISAVFPHLTALENVRVALQRQHGSSFDFWRSKSVLNQFNDRARELLNDVGLSEFSNTPAVEMPYGRKRALEIATTLALDPEMMLLDEPMAGMGHEDIDKIAALIKRISAKYTILMVEHNLSVVANLSDIITVLTRGQVLAQGHYSELTKDERVKEAYLGAGHG
- a CDS encoding ABC transporter substrate-binding protein produces the protein MMTKSIASFLLGTALAVTATGAAFAQDKTVKIGALSDQSGLYADLGGPGSTLAAQMAIEDSGLAAKGWKIDIISGDHQNKPDIGTAIARQWFDVDKVDIIVDVPNSGVALAVNNVVKEKNGVYINSGAATSDLTNAQCSPNTVHWTYDTYMLAHTTGQALVKAGGDTWFFLTADYAFGAALERDTTAVITANGGKVVGGVKHPLNTPDFSSFLLQAQASKAKIIGLANAGGDTTNTIKQAAEFGIVKGGQKLAALLLFLTDVKAIGLETAQGLNFTETFYWDMNDQTRAFSKRFAEKMKNNAPPTMVQAGVYAGVRHYFKALEALGGNPHDGAKVVEKMKSMPTEDDLFGKGEIQPNGRTIHNAYLFEVKKPSESKGPWDFYKLVGTVPGDQAFTPLSESKCALLKK
- a CDS encoding ABC transporter ATP-binding protein; its protein translation is MAETATAEAPAKAASGGNLLQVRNLEAWYGESHILHGINFDVNAGEVVTLLGRNGAGKTTTLKSIMGIIGKRTGSVKFNNQDIIRTTSDKIARMGIAFCPEERGIFASLDVRENLLLPPVVRPGGLPLEQIFDLFPNLKERLNSQGTKLSGGEQQMLAIARILRTGANFLMLDEPTEGLAPVIIQQIGHTIARLKKEGFTILLVEQNFRFASTVADRYYVVEHGKIIDGFSNAELAANMDKLHTYLGV
- a CDS encoding ArsC family reductase → MPNIIYGIKNCDTMKKARAWLDSHGVAYAFHDYKTAGVEKDKLKQWSDKVGWETLLNRAGTTFKKLPDADKEGLSEKKVLALMLAQPSMIKRPVLEVGGKLLVGFKPDIYAKEVTTKDAGAKSR
- a CDS encoding tRNA-binding protein produces the protein MHVTHDPGATASPTIDFDTFLAVDIRVGTIVDAKPFPQARKPAYRLWIDFGPAIGVRTSSAQITENHPLETLVGRQVAAVVNFPPRQIGPVVSEVLTLGFPDVDGKVVLVQPSKPVPNGGRLF